One part of the Georgfuchsia toluolica genome encodes these proteins:
- a CDS encoding mandelate racemase/muconate lactonizing enzyme family protein codes for MKINRVELIPISIPTKHGGTKMMRGIAMPAFTESLVLKLHTDEGVMGFSECGDTSSWYQGETQSSIMTMIRDFFAPKILLGEDPTKIEKIVGLMDTIARDNNQAKATVDFALHDLVGKILGVPVSTLLGGKTIDRIPLGLVIMGATPQAAVDKALKVLKAGFHFVKFKSTTVVKDDIAIVAELRAAVGDDVELFVDVNGAWTYDQALVAIRGMEKCNLSKIEQPLPEWDIEGMARLRGKVSMPIYADESARELHHLHDIITKRAADGLMLKLQKAGGLLKAQRWLTMARLANMPVICGCMASTGVEASPAAHLLAANEWISRFPQENAGPLHLHQCLNSRDIKDDLALNPPRYEDGFLYPPEGPGLGVDLNEELLQRWITPGKKIQVIEAR; via the coding sequence ATGAAAATCAACAGGGTCGAGCTTATTCCCATCTCCATCCCGACTAAGCACGGTGGCACCAAGATGATGAGGGGCATCGCCATGCCGGCGTTTACCGAGAGCTTGGTGTTGAAGTTGCATACCGACGAGGGGGTGATGGGATTCTCCGAGTGCGGCGATACCTCGTCGTGGTACCAAGGCGAGACGCAGAGCTCGATCATGACCATGATCCGCGACTTCTTCGCGCCGAAGATTCTCCTGGGGGAGGATCCCACCAAGATCGAGAAGATTGTCGGGCTGATGGACACGATAGCGCGTGACAACAACCAGGCCAAGGCGACGGTGGACTTCGCGCTGCATGACCTGGTCGGCAAGATCCTCGGCGTGCCGGTCTCGACCCTGCTCGGCGGCAAGACGATAGACCGCATTCCGCTAGGCCTGGTGATCATGGGGGCGACGCCGCAGGCAGCGGTGGACAAGGCGCTCAAGGTGCTGAAGGCGGGCTTCCACTTCGTCAAGTTCAAGTCCACCACGGTGGTCAAAGATGACATCGCCATTGTCGCCGAACTGCGGGCGGCAGTGGGCGATGATGTGGAACTGTTCGTCGACGTCAACGGGGCGTGGACCTACGACCAGGCGCTGGTGGCCATACGCGGCATGGAGAAATGCAACCTGTCGAAGATCGAGCAGCCTTTGCCGGAGTGGGACATCGAGGGGATGGCACGGCTGCGCGGCAAGGTGTCGATGCCGATTTATGCCGACGAGTCGGCGCGCGAGCTGCACCACTTGCACGACATCATCACTAAACGGGCGGCAGACGGACTGATGCTCAAGCTCCAGAAGGCCGGCGGCTTGCTCAAGGCGCAGCGCTGGCTGACGATGGCACGCTTGGCGAACATGCCGGTGATCTGCGGCTGCATGGCCAGCACGGGGGTCGAGGCGAGTCCGGCGGCACATCTGCTGGCGGCGAACGAATGGATATCCCGTTTCCCGCAGGAGAACGCTGGGCCGTTGCACCTGCATCAGTGCCTGAACAGCAGGGACATCAAGGACGACCTGGCGCTCAATCCGCCGCGCTACGAGGATGGGTTCCTGTATCCGCCAGAAGGTCCCGGCCTTGGCGTCGATCTCAACGAAGAGCTTTTGCAGCGATGGATCACGCCCGGTAAGAAGATTCAAGTTATCGAGGCCCGATGA
- a CDS encoding DUF3567 family protein yields the protein MNVLFNNPLLYVIDYPGHAALEILDKRNGRMGLLRGSTADRMRGEFSQFLTQEHDQEEFEDFIDSYEAILDHSVSRH from the coding sequence ATGAATGTCCTGTTCAACAACCCGCTGCTATACGTGATCGATTATCCGGGACATGCTGCCTTGGAGATTTTGGATAAGCGCAATGGTCGGATGGGTTTGTTGCGTGGCTCGACTGCCGACCGCATGCGCGGCGAATTTAGCCAGTTCCTGACGCAAGAGCACGATCAGGAGGAATTTGAAGATTTCATTGATTCCTATGAGGCCATCCTCGATCATTCGGTATCGCGCCACTGA
- a CDS encoding MFS transporter → MHPNLSEQHERYFLLTLAGIQFSHILDFMIMMPLGPILMAAFGIGTHEFGLLVASYSFSAAISGILAATFVDRFERKRLLLIVFALFGLATLTCGLAPGYATLIIARGLAGAFGGIMGALVQTMVADVIPYGRRAKASGTVSVAFSISTVAGVPLSLWMANQFQWRIPFIFIAILTILLILVGLRFLPEMRHHLSAEKRAHPFSAIFTVLRDPNHLRALLFSALIIFSGFTVIPYITVYAVGNVGISLYDIPLVYLVGGTATLFTARRIGHWADLGGKAKVYRLVAASAMLPLIVVTHIGAIPLWAWVTCTTAFFVMVSGRMIPAMAIISSAAQPKLRGTFMSLNGTVQSLAMGLATTLAGFMITQNSEGKIVGYGWVGIVAVAANLLAIWFVTRIVVHEPHAAVPVVAPK, encoded by the coding sequence ATGCACCCGAATCTTTCAGAGCAACACGAGCGATACTTTCTGCTCACTCTCGCGGGTATTCAGTTCAGTCACATTCTGGACTTTATGATCATGATGCCACTCGGACCAATTCTCATGGCCGCGTTCGGTATAGGTACGCACGAGTTTGGCTTACTGGTTGCGTCATATAGTTTCAGTGCCGCAATATCCGGAATACTCGCCGCAACCTTTGTCGACCGTTTCGAGCGCAAGCGTTTGCTACTGATCGTGTTCGCCCTGTTTGGCCTGGCTACACTAACCTGTGGCCTTGCTCCAGGCTATGCCACCCTTATCATTGCCCGAGGTTTGGCAGGGGCTTTCGGCGGAATAATGGGTGCGTTAGTTCAAACCATGGTGGCTGACGTTATTCCCTATGGTCGGCGAGCCAAAGCCAGCGGTACAGTGTCAGTTGCATTCTCGATTTCGACTGTTGCGGGGGTTCCGCTATCGCTATGGATGGCAAACCAATTCCAATGGCGTATCCCCTTCATTTTTATTGCTATCCTTACGATATTGCTCATTCTCGTCGGCCTACGCTTTTTGCCGGAGATGCGCCATCATTTGAGTGCAGAGAAGCGTGCCCATCCCTTCTCAGCAATATTCACCGTACTTCGCGATCCTAATCATTTAAGGGCGTTACTGTTTTCGGCTCTCATCATCTTCTCCGGCTTTACGGTTATTCCCTACATTACCGTTTATGCCGTAGGCAATGTCGGCATCTCACTATACGATATCCCTCTCGTTTATCTAGTCGGAGGCACAGCGACGCTTTTCACAGCACGGCGGATTGGACATTGGGCGGACTTGGGTGGAAAGGCCAAGGTTTACCGCTTAGTTGCAGCTAGTGCGATGTTGCCGCTAATCGTTGTTACTCATATCGGGGCCATACCTCTTTGGGCATGGGTGACCTGCACAACCGCATTCTTTGTCATGGTTTCTGGAAGGATGATTCCTGCAATGGCCATCATCTCCTCTGCGGCACAACCCAAACTACGTGGCACGTTTATGTCGCTCAACGGTACAGTGCAATCCCTTGCGATGGGTCTTGCAACTACGCTGGCAGGTTTTATGATTACCCAAAACAGTGAAGGCAAGATTGTTGGTTACGGTTGGGTTGGCATCGTAGCGGTTGCAGCGAACTTGCTGGCAATCTGGTTCGTCACTCGGATCGTTGTACATGAACCACATGCTGCTGTTCCTGTTGTTGCGCCGAAATAG
- a CDS encoding CTP synthase, with translation MTKFVFVTGGVVSSLGKGIAAASLGAILESRSIKVTHLKLDPYINVDPGTMSPFQHGEVFVTEDGAETDLDLGHYERFTSAKMSKRNNFTTGQIYESVIKKERRGEYLGKTVQVIPHITDEIKLFIKRGAEGADVAIIEVGGTVGDIESLPFLEAIRQIGFEEGHSNACYIHLTLLPYIPTAGELKTKPTQHSVKELREIGIQPDVLLCRADRPVPEEEKRKIALFTNVQPNAVISVVDADSIYKIPAMLHDQMLDEIVCHKLGILARAADLKVWEKLVSALEKPAHEVNIAFVGKYVDLTESYKSLTEALFHAGMHTSCKIRIHYVDSEEIERTGCAALKGMDAVLVPGGFGKRGTEGKIAAIRYARENKVPYLGICLGMQLAVIEYARDVAGLAGAHSTELDPETPHPVVALITEWLDREGMVEHRDENSNLGGTMRLGAQRCPIKAGTMAASIYGDEVNERHRHRYEVNNTYVPKLEAKGMIISARTPTENLPEMMELPQDQHPWFVGVQFHPEFTSNPRVGHPLFIAYVKAALAHHSS, from the coding sequence ATGACTAAATTCGTATTCGTTACCGGTGGTGTCGTGTCCTCGCTGGGCAAAGGCATTGCCGCTGCATCGCTCGGTGCCATTCTCGAATCGCGCAGCATCAAGGTCACCCACCTCAAGCTCGATCCCTATATCAATGTCGATCCGGGCACCATGAGTCCGTTCCAGCATGGCGAGGTATTCGTTACCGAAGACGGCGCCGAAACCGATCTCGATCTCGGCCACTACGAGCGCTTCACCAGCGCCAAAATGAGCAAGCGCAACAACTTCACCACCGGCCAGATTTATGAGTCGGTGATCAAGAAAGAGCGGCGCGGCGAATATCTCGGCAAGACGGTGCAGGTGATCCCGCACATCACCGATGAAATCAAGCTCTTTATCAAGCGTGGCGCGGAAGGCGCCGATGTGGCGATCATCGAAGTCGGCGGCACCGTGGGCGACATCGAATCGCTACCCTTTCTCGAAGCCATCCGCCAGATCGGATTTGAGGAAGGCCACAGCAACGCCTGCTACATTCACCTCACACTGCTGCCCTACATCCCCACCGCGGGCGAACTGAAGACCAAGCCGACCCAGCACTCGGTCAAGGAACTGCGCGAAATCGGCATCCAGCCCGACGTGCTGCTCTGTCGTGCCGACCGGCCGGTGCCGGAAGAAGAGAAACGCAAGATTGCGCTGTTTACCAACGTGCAGCCGAACGCCGTCATATCCGTGGTTGATGCCGATAGCATTTACAAGATTCCGGCCATGCTGCACGACCAGATGCTGGATGAGATCGTCTGCCACAAGCTCGGCATCCTGGCCCGCGCTGCCGACCTCAAGGTGTGGGAGAAACTGGTCAGCGCGCTGGAAAAACCCGCGCACGAAGTGAATATCGCCTTTGTCGGCAAGTATGTCGATCTCACCGAGTCGTACAAGTCGCTTACCGAAGCGCTGTTCCATGCCGGCATGCACACCAGTTGCAAGATCAGGATTCATTACGTCGACTCTGAGGAAATCGAGCGCACGGGTTGCGCTGCGTTAAAGGGCATGGATGCTGTACTGGTGCCAGGCGGCTTCGGCAAGCGCGGCACCGAAGGCAAGATCGCTGCGATCCGCTATGCGCGTGAAAACAAGGTGCCCTACCTCGGCATCTGTCTCGGCATGCAACTCGCGGTAATCGAATATGCACGTGACGTAGCAGGCCTTGCCGGCGCACACAGCACCGAACTCGATCCCGAAACGCCGCATCCGGTGGTGGCGCTGATCACTGAATGGCTGGACCGTGAAGGCATGGTCGAGCACCGCGACGAGAACTCCAATCTCGGCGGCACCATGCGTCTCGGCGCGCAGCGCTGTCCGATCAAGGCCGGCACCATGGCCGCCTCGATCTATGGCGATGAAGTCAACGAACGCCACCGCCACCGCTACGAGGTCAACAATACCTACGTACCCAAGCTCGAAGCCAAAGGCATGATCATCTCGGCACGCACACCCACCGAAAACCTGCCGGAGATGATGGAACTGCCGCAGGACCAGCACCCCTGGTTCGTCGGCGTGCAGTTCCACCCCGAGTTCACTTCCAACCCGCGCGTCGGGCATCCGCTGTTTATTGCCTATGTGAAAGCGGCATTAGCGCACCATTCGAGCTGA
- a CDS encoding amino acid aminotransferase encodes MSSSIFAAVEMAPRDPILGLTEAFNADTRATKVNLGVGVYYDENGKLPLLGAVKAAEKVRLEAAPARGYQPIEGLAAYNQAVQNLVFGANSAVVRENRVITFEALGGTGALKVGADYLKRLLPYAKLIISDPSWENHRALFEGAGFTVDTYTYFDPATRGVNFAGMKASLNALPAGSIVLLHACCHNPTGADLTAAQWKEVVEIVKARDLVPFVDMAYQGFAEGIEPDGIAPRLFADAGLDMFVSSSFSKSFSLYGERVGALSIVAASKDEAARVLSQVKRVIRTNYSNPPTHGGAIVAAVLSSPELRQQWEGELAGMRDRIRAMRTGLVDKLKARKVAQDFSFIARQRGMFSYTGLTVDQVERLMSEFGIYAVSTGRVCMAALNSRNIDYVADAIAAVLKA; translated from the coding sequence ATGAGCTCATCGATTTTCGCCGCGGTGGAGATGGCCCCGCGCGATCCCATCCTCGGACTGACTGAAGCCTTCAACGCCGACACCCGCGCCACCAAGGTCAATCTCGGCGTTGGCGTGTATTACGACGAGAACGGCAAACTGCCTTTGCTGGGCGCCGTCAAGGCCGCGGAGAAGGTGCGTCTCGAAGCTGCCCCGGCACGCGGCTATCAGCCCATCGAGGGTCTCGCTGCCTACAATCAGGCAGTGCAGAACCTGGTCTTTGGTGCGAACTCGGCTGTAGTGCGTGAAAACCGCGTGATCACCTTCGAAGCACTGGGCGGCACCGGCGCGCTCAAGGTTGGCGCCGACTATCTCAAGCGCCTGTTGCCCTATGCCAAGCTCATCATTAGCGATCCAAGCTGGGAAAACCATCGCGCCCTGTTCGAGGGTGCCGGATTCACGGTCGACACCTACACCTATTTCGATCCCGCCACACGCGGCGTGAATTTCGCGGGCATGAAGGCCTCGCTCAATGCGCTGCCGGCTGGCAGCATCGTGCTGCTCCATGCCTGCTGCCACAACCCGACCGGTGCCGACCTCACTGCCGCGCAGTGGAAGGAAGTGGTCGAGATCGTCAAGGCGCGCGATCTTGTGCCTTTCGTCGACATGGCCTATCAGGGCTTCGCCGAAGGCATCGAACCGGATGGCATTGCGCCGCGCCTGTTTGCCGATGCCGGGCTTGATATGTTCGTTTCCAGCTCTTTCTCAAAATCCTTTTCGCTTTACGGCGAACGTGTCGGTGCGCTGTCTATCGTCGCCGCCAGCAAGGACGAAGCGGCGCGCGTTCTGTCGCAGGTCAAGCGCGTGATTCGCACCAATTATTCCAATCCGCCCACCCACGGCGGCGCCATCGTCGCGGCCGTGCTGTCCAGCCCCGAACTGCGCCAGCAGTGGGAAGGCGAACTGGCCGGCATGCGCGACCGCATCCGCGCCATGCGTACCGGCTTGGTCGATAAGCTCAAGGCGCGCAAGGTGGCGCAGGACTTTTCCTTCATCGCCCGGCAACGCGGCATGTTTTCCTACACCGGCCTTACCGTGGATCAAGTGGAGCGGCTCATGAGCGAGTTCGGCATCTATGCCGTCAGTACCGGCCGTGTCTGCATGGCGGCATTGAACTCGCGCAACATCGATTATGTCGCCGACGCCATTGCCGCCGTGCTCAAGGCATGA
- a CDS encoding MarR family winged helix-turn-helix transcriptional regulator, which yields MASPRTIYLLSRLHYALRKKIDSKLAASKLTAVKYTVMSMLRGRKSLSSAEISRRYSVTPQSMNETICALERSNLITKEENPDNKRILLVSLTPMGHDLLGRCDKIIDQIETEIFSGVNRTDIDQFRNTLQAVNKAAMSSPEN from the coding sequence ATGGCATCTCCCCGTACCATCTATCTTTTGTCGCGGCTGCACTACGCGCTTCGGAAAAAAATCGACAGCAAACTTGCCGCAAGCAAACTGACGGCGGTGAAATACACGGTGATGAGCATGCTGCGAGGCAGAAAATCGCTGTCGTCCGCGGAAATATCGCGGCGCTATAGCGTGACGCCCCAATCGATGAATGAAACTATCTGCGCCCTTGAGCGGAGCAACTTGATCACAAAGGAAGAAAACCCCGATAACAAGAGAATTCTTCTCGTCAGCCTGACACCAATGGGCCACGACCTTCTTGGTCGCTGCGACAAGATCATCGATCAAATCGAAACGGAGATTTTTTCAGGGGTAAACAGAACCGATATTGATCAGTTCCGCAACACCCTCCAGGCTGTCAATAAGGCTGCAATGAGTTCGCCGGAAAATTAA